In Planococcus sp. MB-3u-03, the DNA window CACAGGAACACGCCGTCTGTCCAAACCTGTTAGACCGTAAGTTTAAACTAGACGAACCCGGCAAGGTCTTCGTCACGGATATCACGTATCTACCGAACCGGTCGGGACAAATGGCGTATCTGTCCGCTGTAAAAGATATCGCCACCCGCGAAATCGTCGCCTACGAAGTGACGACGACGCTTACGATGGAAATTGTGTACCGCACGTTACAAAAACTGAAGGAAGCATTGGATGACAATGTTCACCCGGAAGCGATGATCCATTCCGATCAAGGCTTCCACTACACCCACCCCGAATACCAACGACGCGTGAAGAAAATGAAATTGACCCAATCGATGTCCCGCAGGGGCAACTGTCTCGACAACGCCCCCATCGAATCGTTTTTTGGTCACTTTAAAGATGAAGTCGAGTTTAAACAAGCGACCAGCCTAGCCGAATTAAAGGGGCTGGTGGATGAATACATGGAGTATTACAACGGAACGCGCAAACAATGGAACCTAAAAAAGATGACTCCGGCACAATACCGAAGTCATCTAATCGCAGCCTAGCTGCCGGGTGCTTTTATTAAATCGTCCACTAAATGGGGCTCAGTTCATCGGCTAGGGTTTCTTTCGTTCCATCTGCTGGCGACCGACCCGCATGAACCACACGGGCCGCGTGATTTCCGAAACTTCCTCCACGCGCCGGACGATTTCAAATCCGACTTTTTCGTAGGCACGGATTGCAGGCTTGTTGCGGATATCAGGATCAGTGACGCAGCAAGTCACTGATCCGTCGCGAAACACCACGTCCTCCAAAAAGCGCCGGATGATCGCTTGGCCGAAGCCTTTGCCGCGGTAAGCGGGCGACCCGATGAGAATATCCAGGCCAGCTGCACGCTGCAATTCCTGAAACTGTTCACTGCCCGGATAATCGCTCCAGCGAAATGTCTGGATATAGCCGATCGGTTCTTCCAGATAATAGATAAGATATGGTTCAGTGGGATCCTTCCCTTTGATGCTGCCGACAAATTCACGCACGAATTCCCCATAAGTACCATTATAGCTGTACCCCCAAAAACGGTTGATCTGCGGTTCTTTCGTGATCCATTCGTAGAGTTGCGGCAAATGTTCCCGCCGCAAACGTTCGAAACTGACATGTTCAACTTGCAAGGCCATGAAGCATCCCTCCCCGTGGTCGCGGCTACTCCCGGTCTTTATCTACCGGCGGCCGCAAATATTCCTCCAAATGCTCATTCGGCAACGAAAACATCGATTCTACAGGCGAATAATTCCCGGCAAGCCGACCGATCGGCGCGAGCTTTTTCGTATCGATCCGTCCCTTGTCATATAATTCATCCTGGATGTGATAGCGCAGCACTTTGCCGATGACGAGATGATCGTCGCCAAGCGGAATGACCTGCACCAGCTCACATTCCATGCCGACGGGCGATTCTTTCACGCGCGGTACTGAAACCACTTCAGATGAGATAGGTGTCAATCCTACATATTCAAATTCATCGACCTCCGGCGCGACATGCTCGCCACTTTTCGCCATTTCATTCGCGAGTGGTGCAGAAACGATGTTGACGACAAACTCGCCCCGCTCCCGGATATTCGTCAGGGTGTCTTTCACTGTGCCCTTCCTTGCTTCGACCCCTTCTCCGATTGAAAAAATCAGCATCGGCGGATTGCGCGAAGCGACTGTAAAAAAACTGAAAGGCGCCAAATTCAGCTCGCCGCCCGATGATACGGATGATACCCAGGCAATCGGCCGCGGCAATACGCTGCCGATCAGCAGTTTATAATTTTCCTTGCTCGTTTGTTGTGTAGGATCGATAATCACGAATGTCCACTCCCTTTTCTATTCCTCCGAACCGTTATGCTTCGCATGATCGATCGACTTCTGAAGCAAATAGCCGAATAGAGAAATTCCCGCCAAATAC includes these proteins:
- a CDS encoding GNAT family N-acetyltransferase produces the protein MALQVEHVSFERLRREHLPQLYEWITKEPQINRFWGYSYNGTYGEFVREFVGSIKGKDPTEPYLIYYLEEPIGYIQTFRWSDYPGSEQFQELQRAAGLDILIGSPAYRGKGFGQAIIRRFLEDVVFRDGSVTCCVTDPDIRNKPAIRAYEKVGFEIVRRVEEVSEITRPVWFMRVGRQQMERKKP
- a CDS encoding flavin reductase family protein; translation: MIIDPTQQTSKENYKLLIGSVLPRPIAWVSSVSSGGELNLAPFSFFTVASRNPPMLIFSIGEGVEARKGTVKDTLTNIRERGEFVVNIVSAPLANEMAKSGEHVAPEVDEFEYVGLTPISSEVVSVPRVKESPVGMECELVQVIPLGDDHLVIGKVLRYHIQDELYDKGRIDTKKLAPIGRLAGNYSPVESMFSLPNEHLEEYLRPPVDKDRE